In the Coturnix japonica isolate 7356 chromosome 6, Coturnix japonica 2.1, whole genome shotgun sequence genome, one interval contains:
- the FGFBP3 gene encoding fibroblast growth factor-binding protein 3 codes for MRLPLVLLALAALGAAGDGPGPEAAPSGQFSTPEQHRCRWEVRRDALGSELRLSCRPPAGRGAEQRCAYRGEPRRCPAYGARSRQFWRQIVARLRRRRRPCAESGPLSARFCGPGRAPPEAQLRLVPPGPIPPGPTSAEPSPEQLAETYCAQRWHSLCTFFAGFWQG; via the coding sequence ATGAGGCTGCCCTTGGTCCTGCTGGCGCTGGCCGCGCTCGGAGCCGCGGGCGACGGGCCGGGTCCGGAGGCTGCGCCGTCGGGGCAGTTCTCCACGCCGGAGCAGCACCGGTGCCGCTGGGAGGTGCGCCGAGACGCGTTGGGGAGCGAGCTGCGGCTGAGCTGCCGGCCGCCGGCGGGACGCGGGGCGGAGCAGCGCTGCGCGTACCGCGGGGAACCTCGGCGCTGCCCCGCCTACGGCGCTCGCAGCCGGCAGTTCTGGCGGCAGATCGTCGCCCGGCTCCGCCGTCGCCGCCGGCCTTGTGCCGAGTCCGGTCCGCTCAGCGCCCGCTTCTGCGGCCCGGGCCGAGCGCCGCCCGAGGCTCAGCTGCGTCTGGTGCCGCCCGGCCCCATCCCGCCCGGCCCGACCTCCGCCGAGCCCTCCCCCGAGCAACTGGCCGAGACCTACTGCGCCCAGCGCTGGCACTCGCTGTGCACCTTCTTCGCCGGCTTCTGGCAGGGCTGA
- the LOC107316112 gene encoding D(1) dopamine receptor-like: protein MASTAGGPRALRALTGCLLGALVLGTLAGNALVCLAVLRFRHLRTKVTNWFVLSLAVSDLCVAILVMPWKAVTEVAGGFWLFGSRFCDTWVAFDIMCSTASILHLCIISLDRYWAIASPFRYERRMTQRLACAMITAAWALSILISFVPVQLHWHKAKDRRYPSSRCDVSLNRTYAITSSLISFYIPVAIMIVTYTRIYRIAQAQIRRISTLERAGGQWPSQGKEPASTLRSSLRKETKVLQTLSIIMGVFVCFWLPFFLLNCLLPFCQPQSDSNGQSPCVSQTTFNVFVWFGWANSSVNPVIYAFNADFRRAFSSLLGCQSLCCSTPRATVERVNLSNELVSYHQDTTCQKDGATATMPPTTVTAWVQAESHMVSPQLEDREELPVEERPMKAPVQAIPGSSPKSYHATATSQLDCGAELSLEIINTFTGHGRHEEHCHPIPEG from the coding sequence ATGGCGAGCACAGCGGGCGGCCCGCGGGCACTGCGGGCACTGACCGGCTGCCTGTTGGGTGCCCTGGTGCTGGGCACGCTGGCGGGCAATGCGCTGGTGTGCCTGGCTGTCCTGCGCTTCCGCCACCTGCGTACTAAAGTCACCAACTGGTTTGTGCTGTCATTGGCTGTCTCCGATCTCTGCGTGGCCATCCTGGTGATGCCCTGGAAGGCGGTCACTGAGGTGGCTGGTGGCTTCTGGCTCTTTGGCAGCCGCTTTTGTGACACCTGGGTGGCCTTTGACATTATGTGCTCCACTGCCTCCATCCTCCACCTCTGCATCATCAGCCTGGACCGGTATTGGGCCATCGCCAGCCCCTTTCGCTATGAGCGCCGGATGACGCAGCGCCTGGCCTGCGCCATGATCACCGCGGCCTGGGCCCTCTCCATCCTCATCTCCTTTGTCCCTGTGCAGCTGCACTGGCACAAAGCGAAGGACAGGAGGTACCCCAGCTCCCGCTGCGATGTCAGCCTGAACCGCACCTATGCCATCACCTCCTCCCTCATCAGCTTCTACATCCCTGTGGCCATAATGATCGTCACCTACACCAGGATCTATCGCATTGCCCAGGCCCAGATCCGCCGCATCTCCACCCTGGAGCGAGCAGGCGGGCAGTGGCCATCCCAAGGCAAGGAGCCTGCCTCTACTCTGCGCAGCTCCCTGCGCAAGGAGACCAAGGTGCTGCAGACTCTCTCCATCATAATGGGAGTCTTTGTTTGCTTCTGGCTGCCCTTCTTCCTGCTCAACTGCCTGCTACCTTTCTGCCAGCCCCAGAGTGACAGCAATGGGCAGTCACCCTGTGTCAGCCAAACCACCTTCAATGTCTTTGTGTGGTTTGGCTGGGCCAACTCCTCTGTGAACCCGGTGATCTATGCTTTCAATGCAGACTTCCGTCGGGCTTTCAGCAGCCTGCTGGGCTGCCAGTCTCTCTGTTGCAGCACCCCCAGGGCTACAGTGGAGAGAGTCAACCTCAGCAATGAGCTGGTCTCCTACCACCAGGACACCACCTGCCAGAAGGATGGAGCCACTGCCACCATGCCACCCACCACTGTCACAGCCTGGGTGCAGGCCGAGTCACACATGGTGAGTCCTCAGCTGGAGGACAGAGAGGAGCTCCCTGTGGAGGAGAGGCCCATGAAGGCCCCAGTACAGGCTATTCCAGGCAGCAGCCCCAAGAGTTACCATGCGACAGCCACTTCGCAATTGgactgtggggcagagctgtccCTGGAGATTATTAACACCTTCACAGGGCATGGCAGGCATGAGGAACACTGTCACCCCATTCCAGAGGGATAA